The Candidatus Schekmanbacteria bacterium DNA window ATTTCAATCGTATTATTCTCCATATAAAAACTTTAGCTGAAAATCCAAGACCTCGTGGATGCTGTAAATTATCAGGCTCAGCAACTGATTGGCGGATCAGAGTCGGTGTCTATAGAATTATCTACGAAATTGATGAAA harbors:
- a CDS encoding type II toxin-antitoxin system RelE/ParE family toxin, with translation MYEIYLERAAERELKQIPKEDFNRIILHIKTLAENPRPRGCCKLSGSATDWRIRVGVYRIIYEIDEKAKAVRVMRVRHRRESYR